The Pseudomonas sp. KU26590 genomic sequence AAGCTCGCGGGTGCCGCCGAGCTCGAAGCTGTCAGCGGACTCGTTCCTGCGGTTACGGAAAATGGCGAAGCGCATTCCTAGCCGGTCGAGGCGTTTGATTTCAGCGTCGAACCCGTCCAGTGTGGCTCTTAACGCCTTGAAGGCTTCCCAGACCTGACCTGACTCAATCAGCCGTTTGTGGACTCGGCCGAATTTTTTTGCCAGCGATCCTGACAGCAAGATAGTGGTCAATGGGGAATGCTGACTCGGTGCAGCGCGCATGATTTCTCCAGGCAGAAAAAACCGCCCGGAGGCGGTTGAATGAGTAGTGAGCATGAGCAGAGGCAGCTTCCTCCCGGCGTACAAATACCGAATGAACGGGGTGATATCGCAGTTACGACTTGATCGGCGTCGGGGTCAGCTCAGCACTGACCCGTTCTGGTAGCGAGAACATGGCCCCGGTTGCCGGATCGACAATCAGCATCCCGATGATCCCTCCAAAAACGATGTTCCCCCAGTACCAACCGTCGATGCCGGAGTTGAGCATTTGCGTGCTCGGCGCGTAGCCATCCTTGCGGTAGGTGACGGTGTAGGCCTCGCCATCGAAATAGCCTGCTCCCGAATCCAGCATGATTTGGTCTGGCGTCTGTCCCGCATGAATCTGAAAACCGTTTTGATCAGTGATTTTATAGGACGCCCCTGAGGGGCTTGAGTGGATGGCGACCGGGTATTTCGACTCACTGATGATGCTCGCGCAGCCGGTTGTGGCTAACGCGGCGATAGCGAGGAGTGAGGCTTTGAGGGGGGTTAAGCGCATTTTGCAACTCCGTTGCTCTGTAATTTCCGAGCAAGGATTTTACGCCGTCGGCCTTGCGAGAAAAATAGCCGCGGCTGCTCGCGAAGCCATAGAAACCTGGGTCTACGACTAATTCCTACAAATTGCATTGGCCGTAGGACCTAACCAGGCGGTTCGAATCTATGATGTCTCGGTTTTTTAAAACCGAGGTCGCTCCGGGTCGATGAAGTCTGGAATATCCGACCGGTTCGGGTATCCTCCTCCGCTTTCAAAGCCGATGGAGAAATTTTCATGGACGGATGGGTGATAAATCCGCAATGGTGGCTGAGCACTGCTGTTGCAGCAGTAATGGGGGCGGTCATGCCGTTCCTCTACAGAAGTTGTCGACTCGGATTGAAGCGTCTAATGGTTGGCGCCCAAGGAAGGATTCGATCGATCTACCGCAACAGAAAGTGTCAGCGTTTGAAGCGGATCAAGGCAATTAGATTTGATAGCGTGGCCATCAATCGACAGATCACTCTAAGTTCGGCCCTCCTAGTCCTCTTTATTACGACGGGGGTTGCGACGATAGCTGCGATCATCAATCTGCCGATGGAAATTCAGCGCAGCTACTCCATGACAGTCTTGATAGGACTGGTTCTTGCAATCCCCGCTCTTCTGTTTGAATTTGCCTGGCTTACCAGTTCATCCCGCTTAGATGATGTTATGAAAAGCAGGAAATTGATTCGCCAATCAAGGCGCGGGTTATACTAGACGCGATTCGAAAAAGCTTATTTTCCATAGCCGCTCTATTCGTTTTTAGTCATACCAAGGCTGCAGGTGTGATCTAAGCCCTTCATAGATACAAGCGTCAAGATCCGTGATGCGGCTTGATCAAGTACACAGGTAAATGTTTTGTGCAATCTGCAACCGAGACCATCAACCGTAATGGTCAAACTCGAAGGTCGTGAGCTCAACCCGTCATTTAGATCCTTTGACCGCGTCCGCCGTTGCCTTGATGACCTCTTTCATCATCTCAGCACTCAAAGGAAGAGGCGCTAAATCGTCGTCTTGCTCTGGCTTGGGCCGGTGATGGAAATACCGCAATAACGCGATCAAAAGCAATGTCGGGACAGTAGAAAGCGAGACGACAATAGGTATGTCGCCAGTGGTGTGGGGCCTGACTGAGGAAAAGAAATACCAAAATCCGACCGTTACACGAATGTTACCTATGAACACAAACGCAAGTAAGGCTAAGTAGAAAACTAAAACTAAGACGATGGTTACAGTGGTCAACCTCTTTTCCCACCGGAAACGCCAAGCTTCTTTTCTCAGGTAATCGCTGATTAACCCCGGATTCTCTACCTCGCCGCCGGCCAAATCATCACTATTATCGATCATAGAAGACCAATTGCCTTTAACCTAAATTCCATAGCAGCAGTTGAAACTCCAAATGCTCTGGCAAGCCTCGAAATGTCAGTGACCCTTTGCTCAAGGACCATGTGCTTGACAAGTGCCGCAGGCATAAGCAGAGCAGCTGCGAACTTATTAGCAGCCACTTCCTTAGGATCGTGAGAGCGGGCACTGAAATGTGTTGACGTATCACGGGGTGCATCTAGATCACCATATACGTGATGGCCAATCTCGTGGGCCACCGTAAAACGTTTCCGCACGTCAGGATCTAGAGAGCTATACACAATCAGCGGCCTTCCCTCGCGATAGGAATAATGACCACACTCGCCCGATGCTAGTATTCGTCCCGAGCCGAACGGTTGGGAGGCTTTGACCTCGATACCCATTTTTCGAGCAATTACGAATGGGTTCACAGGGAGCTGACCATCCCAATGAGACTGAAGGACGTCGTTTGCAGTGCGATGCTCCATACGGCCTCCTGATTCGCTGAACTGTTACTCAAAAATGAGGCGCGAGTCTGCCGAAGTCAAGTGGGGCTGTCAAATTAGACTTGACACAAAACCGGTGCAATTGTAGATCCGTCCGCGCTGGTCACCCGGCTAGCAGATTCTCCCTAAGAGCGAGGCTCAGCGACGCCAGCTACTCACGATCTATCTTCACGCGTAGCATGGAATTTTCGATGCCGCATGTTTCTATCCTTCGGCCTTGCTGCTGCTCAACGCTTTGCTTTCTTTTGCCTGAGGATCAGGCGTGTTCTGTCATGCCATGGCCCGCCAAACACGACGATCTCCGACGGCCTGCCGTACATGTGATGGAGCATAAACGGCCCGGCGCCGTGAACATCAGCAGGTTCGCCAGGCAAGGCCGCATCGGCCCCTAGATAGATGCCAGCATGGTTCGGGTGCTTCGTCCGCCCTACTTCCATCACGATCATGTCGCCGCGCTGCGGCGAACCCACACGCTCAAACCCCGCCGCCTCGTAAGCCTGCTCATAAAGACTCGGCCCATCCGCCTGCTCCCACCAACCGTCCTCACGCTTGAAATCCTGAAACTCCAGCCCCCATTCGCGCTTGTACCAGTCAGCACAAACCTGCCAGCAATCCCAAGCCCCATGCACAAACGGCCGGCCCAGCAGCGGCGTATTTCCGGTGGGGACGATCGTGCGCCAGTCCCCCTCCGGCCAACTGAGGATGTGCCAAGGCAACTCCGTGGCCTCGCACATCGCCAGGTCGCGCGGCGACGGCCGGCTGGTCGCATCGGGGTGCGAGTGAACGATGCCGATCACCTCGCCTATGTCCTCGGCCGCCGCGTAGTCCTCCGGCGCGATCCGGAACTCTTCGTTCGGGTCCGTCGCCGTGTTCTGGCAGGCGATATACCGATACCCCCGGCCGACCGCCGCAAGCACGCCGCAGCACTCGCGCGGGTATTCGGCAGCCGCATGCGCCTGCACCGCCTTGAGGATGTGTTGGCGCATGTCAGCTCCGGGCGATGAGTGAGACGGCCGGGAAGCCGCCGAAGGGAAGTTCGTTGTTCGCGCCCCAGCGCGGCTCGCAGCCGGTGGTAAGCAGGCCGTTGCACTCGTCGTGCTCAGGGTTATCCGTGGGTTTGCCGTCCATATCGAAGTACGGACCGGTGTAGCCGCAGTCAGGTCCGCGATATCCCCCGGTCAGGCACCAGTGGCACAGCGTGGTCATCTGCCGTCCGATCGACTCGCCACCCACATCACCCGGGCTGGCCAACTCCCACGAAACTGTCTCGCCATCCTCGTTGACCTTCTGGTCGATGTACCAGACCTCAATCGATTCCTGGGTGGGATCGGCCTCGGCGTTGCCGGCCGGGAAGTTCGCCGCATCGATGTAGCGCGCCAGGGTGTGGCGCATGGTCAGCTTGAACTGGAGCAGGTCGTCGAAAGCGAGACACAGCGCGGTGATCCGTCCGTTGACGTTGCCGACGGAGAGCGTCGGGCGCACGGCGGTGCCGTCGCCGTTCGCCTCTATGCCGTCAATCTGCATTGGCCAGGCGCCGTACTCCTCGCCCTGCCACCAGATCGACTTCGCGGGAAGCTGATCGGCATCGACGCCGGCCGCCTGTAACTCTTCGGGACTGTGCGGAATGGAATGGCCGTGGAAGCGCAGAACGTCCGCCCCGTAGTCCGAACCGTCCAGCTCAAACAGCAGCACCTCGCTGCCAGGTTCCAGCACCTGCAGGTCGCTGATCAAGGGCATGTTGATTCCTCAAGGGTGGAAGGCTTGCTCGAATGTGGCGGTGACCTTGAACTGGCCGCCGCCGATGGGCGTTGGCGCGGCCTTTTCGCAGGTGTAAAGCCCGAGCTCGCCGAGAGGGTTGGTCCACAAGAACGCTTTGGCGCCGCCGTGACGGCTGAGAAACGCCATGATTTTCGCGGTGGTCGCTTTGGTGCCTGTGTGCGTGATCGGGAACGACTGTTCCTTGTTGTTCGGGCCATCGCCCGCAACCTGCTTGTAGCCATTGCCGAACTGGGATTTGCGGGTGCGCCAGCTGATGTCCGGCGTATCGCCAAACTGGGTCGGCCAGGTGAACGTCTCAATGGCCATGTTAGGTCCTCGACTGCCGGAAGCTCACGCCGCCGGGCCGCCAGGAATCGGCGACGGCCTTCTCGGCGGCCTGTTTGATTTGTGTCTGAAGGTTCTGCGCAAGCGCGGTCTGATCCAGCTCCATACCTTCCGAGCTGCGGTCATCGGTGACCACGCTGACCGGCGCGTTGATCTGGATCGTTGACCCGCCCCCGCCGACTGAGCGAATCCCGAGCGCGCCACTGCTGGTTCTGGTCAAGGGCACGATGGCTTCCGGGCCCGCTTCGCCCATGACGCCTTTGCCGCCGCCAGCCATGCCGAACGCGGTTGGTGAGCTGACAATGCCGTTGCTGAACGCTCCGCCCTTGGCGAACATCTGCACGCCATCCAACCAAGCGCCGCCCTTGGCCTGGGGAAAATAAGCCGATGAATACCCGGCTTGGCTGGCTCCCAGCGATTGAGCGCCCGCGCCGCCCGCGCCGCCGCTGAGGTAACTCATTCCGGCCCCGACCAATGAGCCGAGCAGCGAGGACGCCGCCTGCCGGGTCGCGATGCGCGCCATGTCGGCGAGGATGGACTTGGCGAAGTCCGAGAACGACAGCTTGCCGGTCAGCGCGAAGTTGACCACTGCGTCTTCCATGGCGCTGAAGGCATTGGTGAACAGACTCTTGGTCTGCCCGGCAACGTTCCGGGCGCTGTCGAGGTAGTTTTCCCAGGCTGACGTGGCGCCCTTGGTCCAGTCGCCCTGCGCGGCTTCGACATCGGCGTAGTTCTGGCGGATCTGGTCAGTGGCTTTTTTGTTGGCGTCAGCCAGGGCCTGAGACTTCTTCGCGTACTCATCGTCCGACATGGCGCGAGAGGGATCGGACCGTTGATTCTCCAAAGCCAGCGCCTGCTGGGCGAACCGGTCTTGCTGGCTGTTCAGCTCACCGTCCAGCGCGTTCTGGCGATCGCCGCGGCCCACACCTACGACGGCGCGTTGACCCGCGAGCGCGAGCGCTTTTTGCTGCTGTCCCAGCGCCTGAACGTAGGCATCGACCGAGCGCGTTTGCTTCGCCAGCCTGCCTTCCTCCTTGGTCGCCAGGACCGTGAGGTGGGAGTCCGCATCCTTCTGAGCCTTGACCATATTGGTGCGAGCGTCGGCGATCTTCTGGTCCAGCTGGATGCGCTGCTGAGCGGTGGTCGAGGATTTCCCGCGTGCTGACTCAAGGGCGGCGATCTCGGCTTCATACGCCGCCGTCACGTCGCCCTTTTGCTGCTCGGCGATCGCGATACGCTTGCTGCTGTAAGACTCCGCAGACACCAGGCCGGCCTTCTGCGCCGCTTCCAGTTCTTTCCCCAGGTTCTGGTAGTAACCGGTGATCGACTTCAGGCGGTTCTGAGCATCGTTGAACCCGGTCAGGTCCGGCTGAGTGGCCTGGGCTTTCGGGTCTTTGTACTGTCCGTTGAGATAAGCGACGTTCTTGTCGATCGCCGACTGCGCCAGCCGCGGGTCGTTCGGATCCGTCTCACGGATGGCGTCGAGCGACTTCTTGTATTCCTGCAGGGCCTCGGTGCGCCGTTGCTCGTTCGTCAGCGATGATTTCGTCAGGGCATCGACCTTGCCCATCGCAGCGATTGAGTCCTGCTCCAGCTTCGCTTGTTTGCCCAGGTATTCGGTCCGGGAGGCCTCGGCATCGCGCTGCAGGACCAGGTAATTGAGCTGGGATTGGCGAAACTCGACAAGGGCATCCTTGGACGTTTTGGACTGAAACAGACCATCCATGCTCTGCGCTTCGAGAAGACTCGCCTTTGCGTTCTGGATATCCGAGTCGAGGTCCCGCCGGCCGAGATTTTTTAGCGTGTCGGCGGCCTTTGCCACCTTCAGGTAGGCGCGCTCCCAGATGCTCAGGTTCTCGAGGATCTTAGGGGTACGCTCGTTGATCGCGTCTGCGTACTGCTCGGTCGCAAGTTTGACGGCGCCGGCGTGGTCGCCCTGCTCTTCCAGCGCGGCAATCTGCGAGTAAACGGAGGCCGTCAGATAGTGGTATTGCTCGTTAAGCGCGGCGGAGGCTTTGACCGGGTCGTCTGCCAGCTTCACAAACTCGGCGACGGTCTCGTTGACTGCGGCGCCGGTCGCCTCCTGCATGCCGACAGCGGCCTGGGTGATCGCGCCGAAACTTTCCCCTGCGATCTTGCCATTGCCCGCCAGCGTGGCAAGCACTTCGGCCGCGGCGCCGGTGGTGCCCACGATTGCGCTGACCTGCCGAGCGAGCGCGCCCAGCTGCCCCGCACTGACCCGCCGCATGGCCGGTCGTGATCAGTGACTGATTGAACTGGTTGGCCTCTTCAGCACCCTTGTAGTAGGCAATGCCCAGCGTAGCCACCACTCCGCCCACTGCAGCGATGGGCGCGAGCATGCCGGCCAGGCGCAAGGCTGAAGCACCGGCGCTTGTGCCAATTTCCAGTAAGTTGTGCGCCGCAACACGGAAGTCGCCCTCCGCCAACGCGTTGCCCAACTGGAGCACACTTTCCCGCGCACGTTTGGTCTTGAGGCTGAACGTCGAGGTTTCATCGCCCAGCCCTTTGATCCTCTGCCGCGCGGCATCAATGTCGGCCGAATAAGTCTTGAACTCGTCCTCGCCAATGGTCCCGGCCTTGCGATGTTTGTTCAGTTGCTCTTGCTGGTCATCGAGCTTTTGCAGTGCAGCCATGGCCGGGCTGATCTTGCCCAACAGCGCCTGCAATCCTTCAGCCTGAACACCCGTGGCGGCAGCGGCGTCTTTGGCCGACCGGGCGGCCTGTTGGTTGGTGCCTACCAGCGCGTCCGATTCGGCCTGAAGGCGCTTTTGCAGCGCAGCCAGGCTCGCGGTCGAATCTCGACTCGCGTCCATCGCGGTAGCAGTGCCAGTCACGCTGGTGGTCAGCCGCTGGTAATACTCGCTGTTCTTCAGCGACGCAGTGGCGGTCTCGATCAGTCGCGCCTTCGCATCAGCCGTCGCCTGCGCCGCCCGGGCCTCGGCTTCGGCCAGCTTGTCTGCCGCATCGGCAGTCTTTTTGAAGCCGGCAGTGACGTCGTCGGCGGCTTTCTCGGCCTTGTTGCCGGCCTCCGTCAATTTATCCAGATCGGTCGCGGCCTGGAGGGCATCACCGGAGTCAACCGCGATACCCAGTTCAGCGATTGTTCCCGACATGCGTGCTCCGCTATTTCGATTCGCTCATGACGAGCAACGCCTCGGCCTCCATCACCTGAAGGTCCGGAAAAAGCGTCGCCGTCTGTTTTTTGCTGAAGCCGAGGAAGGTGGCCACGTCGCCGATGACGCCGTAGTCCAGGCCAACGGCGCCGCCGAAGCCGGTGCGCCATTGTGTGGACAGCGCGTTGAACGTCACGAAGGCCGGCCAGGCATCGGGAAAGACCCCGAACTCTTCATCCGGAACATCGGCGCGCGTCAGCCCGAAAGCCGCAAGATCGGCGTCGGATGGCCCGGCCTCGTACATCAGGCGCGCGACCGTTCTCAGTTTCCCAGGCGGGCTACCGCGAAAGCATTCTGGTAAGCCGTGACGATGGCATCGCCGGCGCCGGCGGAGGTCTCCACCAGTGCGCGAACCGCGTCAGGCGTGAACGAGTCGTCGAAGCCCCAGCCCACGACCAACTCGCTGACCTGCTCGATCTGTCGCTCGATGTGGGCGTCGGTGATGTCGATCAACGTGACCTCGTCGCCCTTCTGCTTGAAGCGCTCTTGATCACGCTCTGCGGCCTGCTGCCAGCCGGCAAACAGCTTCGCCAATGCTTTGCGATCGCGGTATCTGAACTCGAATGACACCTTGATCGTGGTGCCACCGACGCGGGGGATCTCGACGTCCGCTTTGAACGTCGCGGCTTGGGCAATCTTGAACCTGGTGGCCATGGATCAAGCCCCCTTGTAACGCGTCGGGCGGGACGCCAACGACAGAGTGATGACCCGAGCCATGACGTTGTTGCGGGTGAGCGTCGGGGTCGGCGTGATCGACACGTAGGCGTTGTAGTAAATGGTCGCACCGTTCGGCAGGGTCAAACGAAGCACGCGCGGCTCGCGATCGTCATCCGCAGCCTCGACAGGTGCCACGTACGGCAGGCTATCGTCATCGGCGACGGTAAGGGTCAGGGTGATGGGGTTCTTGGTGGTTGGCAGCTGGCGATCGTCCGACTCTTCCAGAAAACCGAACGTCGCAAACTGCTGTTCCCCGCCCGAACTGTTGTTGTCGGTGACCTGGCTGATTTGCGCCCACCCGGTTGCCGCTCGAACCGCACCGATGCCCGACCCGGCTGTGTACACAGTGGTTTTCGTGGTGTCGATGCCTTCCAGCGTGAGGGCGTCATCGGTGGAGGCTGCGACACGTACGACCTTGTCGTTGAGACGGGTCCAGCCGGACGTCACAACCAGCACGTCTCCGTCCTTGAATCCGTGGCCGGGCGCAGTGACCTCCGGCGGTTTGGCGTTGGTAATCGCGGTGAAGTCTGTCGGCGGGCTGTTTGTGGCGGCAATCTCGAAGATCGCGCCGTTGGGAAGAATCGCGCTCATTGGGTTTTATCCTCGTGCAGAAATGAAAAACCCCGCACGCGGCGAGGTTGAGATGTGCCCCATGGGCGATTAGTCGGCGTCGGCCCGGTACTGGAACGACGCGGACACGGCGAGCGTGTTGTCAGCCTGGACGGCAGGGCCCGGCTCAACGGGGGTCAGCACCATGACCCTGAAGTCGGCTTGGCTCAGGCGCAGGTACACGGGAAACAGATCGGCGAGCTCGTCCGCCAGTCCTTCCGCATCACCGGCGCCGTTGCCGGCGGGCGTGATGATGTTGACTTGAAACACGCCGGTATAGACGCGGTGGTCGCCGGCCAGCGTGTTGGCGCTCGTGCCGGCAGGCAGCGTGATAGCCGCGAGGTAGGTTTCATCGGGTGAGGGACTGAAGCTTACGCCCTGATAGGCGATGCGCAGATTGCGCGCGCCGGCCCACGCGGCAAGGCGTTGCTCGAACAGCGAGCGAATGATTTTGTGGCTCATAGCTGATTGTTCCTGATGGCCTCCAGCACGATCTGCTGAAAGCGCGCGACGGTGATGCGCACCATGCCGCCCGGCGCCTGGGTTGAGTGGCCGTATTCCAGCGGAATGGCATAGGGCAGTGAGTTGGTGATGTAGGCCGTCTCTCCCGCTTTGAACTCGAGCGCGCCATTCACGATGCGCGCCGAAGCGTTGCGCCCGCTCGGGTCGACGTCATCAGTCGTGGTGTTGTCCGGGCTGCCGATGCTGAACATCCAGTTGCCACGAAAACGCCCGCCGACGTAGCCCCGGCCGGCGACCAATCCGTTCACGTTGAAGTTCTGCACCCTCTCCGCCTTGGTGAGCGGCTTGGCGTACTTGACGCCTCTGCGGAGCTTGCCGGACCTGGTGAAGTTGCTGTCGTCCAGATTGATGACGGTGTTGCGCACCGCCACTTTGAAGTCGTAGTCATCGGCGGCGCGCGTGTTCTGTTCGCGGTGCGCGACGTTGGCGGCCCAGATCTCCGGGTTACCAACCGGGGACATGCGGATGACGCTGTTGCCGACTTCGATGATGATCTCGCGCAGGCTGGCGTTGATGGCCTCATTGGCCTGCTGAGCGAACCGGGCGAGGCTCAAGGCAAAGCTACCGGACCGCCCACTACCTGCGCCGCTCACGAGCGCACCTGCAGTTCATACAACAGAGGCGTGCCGGCCGGGTTGATCTCTTTCAGCGGGGGGATGATCGACCAGGTCTTGCCCTGAATGATCGCTTTGCTGAGGAGCGTTGGCGGCGCATTGAGGCCGCTCGCGGCGATTTTCAGCTTTTTGTCGCCGGCGGTGATGAGATTGTTGGTCTGGAATTCCTGACCGGTGAAATCGAGCAGGATGCCGTGGGCGGCGCGCTCGATGATCTTGTCTGGGCCGGTACTACCAGTGGCGGGGTCGTACTCGCCTTTGATGGTGTCGCGGAGGGTGACTGGCTGACCGAACTCGGTGATGAGGTCGAGAGCCATCAAGGCCATCTCGTCGTAGAAGGCCATGGGGGCTCCATATGTAAAAAGCCCAGCGCGGGGGCTGGGCTCTCTTAAGTGCGGGCAGTTAACCGAACGATAAGTTGAGCTTTTTCACGCCGGGACTGAATGCGTCAAGGATGTCGACCTTTGTGCTGCTGGGCATAAGCATCCACTGAGGCTTGCCGAATGTCTGAGGGTAGCCAATACCCTCGTCGTGCCATCGACACGCAATACTCGTGCCCTCAATACCGTCCCATTTCCCGACAGCTATAGCAAAGCTACCGTCCGTCGTTGAAAATAATGTCCTTGAGCTTGAACTTCGAAGTGCTTTCGATCATGAGCATAACGCCTTGAGTTATCTGAGGGATGCTTCGGAATTTCAGCAGCAAGCTGCGCTGCCCTACTTGTTTCCGGAAGCGATGCCAGAATCACCCGCGGCTGACGCCCGGTCAATCGCGGATTGGAATCAAACCCTTACAGCAAACAGCCCGCGCCTAAGCAGGTAGTCCGCAAACTGCGTGGCACTGGGCCGATCCGGCGCAGCGGGCAACAGTCGGTTACTGGTGCTGCTGGTGGTTGCGTACTCACGCTCGACAGCGCCATCCACCTTCTCCTTAGTCACTGCGCCTTTTCGCTGCTCGATTGGGTCGATATCGTCAGCGTGGATCTCTGCAGCCAGTGCCATCTGGCCGCACTTAATCCGGGCTGAGATGTGGTTGTCGGGTTTGATCTCCCGATCCAGCTCGACACCGCGCCGAGGCCAGGCCAGCGCCTGATCGCCCGACGTCTTACTACCCTTCCAGCCCATGCCCTCCATCACCAAAGCGGCCCGGCGCAAAAGCGCCTCCTGTGCAGCCTCCTCCACCGGTAGTGTCACGCCAAACTTTCCAGCGTAGACAACCAGTTCAGCCACCGAGGCATAGCTCTCCGCGTCCGGCAAACCGGCGCCGTCTTCAATGATGAGCATCACTCCGCCTCAGTCAGCCGTTTTGCTTCCGCATGAGCTAAGTCCTGTGATTCAAACGGGGAGCCGAACGGCTTGCCATCGGCGTTCACCAGCCACTTGCCATCCGCTACCTCCGCGACCGTGAAAATGCGTTTAAGGGCTGGCTTATTCGCAGCTGCCTTTTTCGGCTTCGCCGTTTTCACGATGGCGACCTCGACATTCGCGGTCTTGTACGCTTCAGCCACCGCAGGCCAGTCGCCGATGACCGTCACCTTCGCGACACCGGCTTCTGGCCGTTCAAAGTATTCCGGATTGCGGTAGCGCTTGGCGGGGTCGAAGTTTGATTTTTGTGAGGTGTAAACGAGTTCCATGACGCGCTCCAATGCGGCTCGTCAGAGCCGCCTGTTGATGGCTTATTCGCCTTCGCCTGTTGCAGGGACGGACAGATCGATGAGGACGCCAGCCGTGACCTTGTCGCTGGTCGCGTACTTGCTCCAGTTGGCGCCGCTGCCGACTGACGCCAGATTCGGGTTCACCCCGCCGGTGGCGTCTTTCCAGCTGTAACCCAGCAGATCGAGGTTGAAGGTGCCTTCAGCGCGGAAGCCCATCGCCAGGTTTTCCTGATTGTCGATGTTGTACGAGCGGAAGCCAGGCGCCTGGGATTCGGTGATCTTGATCGCCCCAGCCTGCAAGCCAAAGATGGTTTCGGCCGGGATGGTGTCGGACACCAGAACGGGCTTGCCCATGGTCCCCGGCTGGCCGCCGTAGATGACCACGCCCGCCTCTTCGTACACCTTCTCGGTGATGGCCTGGTCGACCATGTCGAAGTAGGTCGCCGAGTCCATCGTCCACAGCGCGATGCGGCCGAAACGGTCACCGAATTTACGCATGCCTTTGGTGAGCGCTTTTTTGCCGTCCGTTGCGAAGCTGGCCGAGGCGACCATGTTGGGGTTTGAGCCGATGGCGGCTTTCAGCGCGGCCATGGCGTACTGGATGTAGCCTTCCAGCACCGCGTCGGCGTAGTCCTGGCCGACCAGCTCCGAGAACTCTTCCGGCGAACGAGCCCGGCGCTTGAATGCCTCTTCAGTGGTCTCGTAAGGGCCATATTTGAAAGGGACTTTCACGCCGACGACTTCGCCGGAACCAATCTTCTGGCTGGCGACCGCCGCAGTCGAGTTCACATCACGGTGCGCGATGGCGCCGCCGAGTTTGTAGAACGCGCGCTTGCGCAGATCGCCCTCGATCAGCTCATTGTCGAGCACCAGCGCTCCGTTGGAAGATGCGTTGAACACATCGATGACATCCTGAATGCGCTCCAGGTACGCGGTTTGAGCAAGGTCGTTGTAAACGATCATGTCCGTGTTGACGGTGGTCGCCATGGGTTACTCCCTATTTGGGCAATTTGAGGTAGGCGTCCTGCCCGTGCGCGGTGATGTATTCACGCTTGGCGACGGAGGACATTTCGGAACGTTTTAGCGCGGCCCCGCCGACGACTTTTGCACC encodes the following:
- a CDS encoding phage tail terminator-like protein; translated protein: MSHKIIRSLFEQRLAAWAGARNLRIAYQGVSFSPSPDETYLAAITLPAGTSANTLAGDHRVYTGVFQVNIITPAGNGAGDAEGLADELADLFPVYLRLSQADFRVMVLTPVEPGPAVQADNTLAVSASFQYRADAD
- a CDS encoding DUF1799 domain-containing protein; protein product: MYEAGPSDADLAAFGLTRADVPDEEFGVFPDAWPAFVTFNALSTQWRTGFGGAVGLDYGVIGDVATFLGFSKKQTATLFPDLQVMEAEALLVMSESK
- a CDS encoding ImmA/IrrE family metallo-endopeptidase, coding for MEHRTANDVLQSHWDGQLPVNPFVIARKMGIEVKASQPFGSGRILASGECGHYSYREGRPLIVYSSLDPDVRKRFTVAHEIGHHVYGDLDAPRDTSTHFSARSHDPKEVAANKFAAALLMPAALVKHMVLEQRVTDISRLARAFGVSTAAMEFRLKAIGLL
- a CDS encoding phage tail protein; protein product: MSAILPNGAIFEIAATNSPPTDFTAITNAKPPEVTAPGHGFKDGDVLVVTSGWTRLNDKVVRVAASTDDALTLEGIDTTKTTVYTAGSGIGAVRAATGWAQISQVTDNNSSGGEQQFATFGFLEESDDRQLPTTKNPITLTLTVADDDSLPYVAPVEAADDDREPRVLRLTLPNGATIYYNAYVSITPTPTLTRNNVMARVITLSLASRPTRYKGA
- a CDS encoding phage tail assembly chaperone, with translation MATRFKIAQAATFKADVEIPRVGGTTIKVSFEFRYRDRKALAKLFAGWQQAAERDQERFKQKGDEVTLIDITDAHIERQIEQVSELVVGWGFDDSFTPDAVRALVETSAGAGDAIVTAYQNAFAVARLGN
- a CDS encoding phage tail protein, which codes for MAIETFTWPTQFGDTPDISWRTRKSQFGNGYKQVAGDGPNNKEQSFPITHTGTKATTAKIMAFLSRHGGAKAFLWTNPLGELGLYTCEKAAPTPIGGGQFKVTATFEQAFHP
- a CDS encoding phage tail tape measure protein; its protein translation is MDGLFQSKTSKDALVEFRQSQLNYLVLQRDAEASRTEYLGKQAKLEQDSIAAMGKVDALTKSSLTNEQRRTEALQEYKKSLDAIRETDPNDPRLAQSAIDKNVAYLNGQYKDPKAQATQPDLTGFNDAQNRLKSITGYYQNLGKELEAAQKAGLVSAESYSSKRIAIAEQQKGDVTAAYEAEIAALESARGKSSTTAQQRIQLDQKIADARTNMVKAQKDADSHLTVLATKEEGRLAKQTRSVDAYVQALGQQQKALALAGQRAVVGVGRGDRQNALDGELNSQQDRFAQQALALENQRSDPSRAMSDDEYAKKSQALADANKKATDQIRQNYADVEAAQGDWTKGATSAWENYLDSARNVAGQTKSLFTNAFSAMEDAVVNFALTGKLSFSDFAKSILADMARIATRQAASSLLGSLVGAGMSYLSGGAGGAGAQSLGASQAGYSSAYFPQAKGGAWLDGVQMFAKGGAFSNGIVSSPTAFGMAGGGKGVMGEAGPEAIVPLTRTSSGALGIRSVGGGGSTIQINAPVSVVTDDRSSEGMELDQTALAQNLQTQIKQAAEKAVADSWRPGGVSFRQSRT
- a CDS encoding DnaT-like ssDNA-binding protein, with the translated sequence MMLIIEDGAGLPDAESYASVAELVVYAGKFGVTLPVEEAAQEALLRRAALVMEGMGWKGSKTSGDQALAWPRRGVELDREIKPDNHISARIKCGQMALAAEIHADDIDPIEQRKGAVTKEKVDGAVEREYATTSSTSNRLLPAAPDRPSATQFADYLLRRGLFAVRV
- a CDS encoding phage minor tail protein L, which codes for MPLISDLQVLEPGSEVLLFELDGSDYGADVLRFHGHSIPHSPEELQAAGVDADQLPAKSIWWQGEEYGAWPMQIDGIEANGDGTAVRPTLSVGNVNGRITALCLAFDDLLQFKLTMRHTLARYIDAANFPAGNAEADPTQESIEVWYIDQKVNEDGETVSWELASPGDVGGESIGRQMTTLCHWCLTGGYRGPDCGYTGPYFDMDGKPTDNPEHDECNGLLTTGCEPRWGANNELPFGGFPAVSLIARS
- a CDS encoding C40 family peptidase, which encodes MRQHILKAVQAHAAAEYPRECCGVLAAVGRGYRYIACQNTATDPNEEFRIAPEDYAAAEDIGEVIGIVHSHPDATSRPSPRDLAMCEATELPWHILSWPEGDWRTIVPTGNTPLLGRPFVHGAWDCWQVCADWYKREWGLEFQDFKREDGWWEQADGPSLYEQAYEAAGFERVGSPQRGDMIVMEVGRTKHPNHAGIYLGADAALPGEPADVHGAGPFMLHHMYGRPSEIVVFGGPWHDRTRLILRQKKAKR